One genomic window of uncultured delta proteobacterium includes the following:
- a CDS encoding Preprotein translocase, SecE subunit, with the protein MAAKQSNDAPSASSGNVFTTFRDYLTESRAEIKKVTWPTKKEARVTSIAVLILVAVMSVFLGLVDLGWTKIVELILS; encoded by the coding sequence ATGGCCGCTAAACAAAGCAATGATGCACCTTCCGCCAGCAGCGGCAACGTCTTTACGACGTTTCGCGACTACCTTACGGAGTCCAGGGCGGAAATAAAGAAAGTCACCTGGCCCACCAAAAAGGAAGCCAGGGTGACCAGTATTGCCGTTCTGATCCTGGTGGCCGTTATGTCCGTATTTCTCGGGCTTGTGGACCTCGGCTGGACGAAGATCGTCGAACTTATTCTTTCGTAG
- the nusG gene encoding transcription termination factor (Evidence 2a : Function of homologous gene experimentally demonstrated in an other organism; PubMedId : 10383769, 1532577, 2137819, 7505669, 8422985, 9571053, 9600841; Product type f : factor), with translation MMEQENTPKARWYIVHTYSGFENRVDLTIKEMMRTGQDHGLIEDVIVPTERVIELVKGEKRTSTRKFYPGYIMIRMVMTDHSWHLIQSIPKVTGFVGGKNRPTPMRDSEATRILEMMEARQEQPRPKFSFERGDDVRVIDGPFSGFNGTVEDVNYDKGKLRVSVSIFGRQTPVELDFVQVSKE, from the coding sequence ATGATGGAACAGGAAAACACGCCCAAAGCACGGTGGTACATCGTCCATACCTATTCCGGTTTCGAGAACAGGGTGGATCTGACCATCAAGGAAATGATGCGTACCGGGCAGGACCACGGCCTCATCGAGGACGTGATCGTCCCCACCGAGCGCGTCATTGAACTTGTCAAAGGCGAAAAACGGACATCCACCCGTAAGTTTTACCCTGGGTATATCATGATCCGCATGGTCATGACCGACCATTCGTGGCATCTCATCCAGTCCATACCCAAGGTCACGGGATTTGTCGGCGGCAAGAACCGCCCGACCCCCATGCGTGACTCCGAGGCGACCCGGATCCTTGAAATGATGGAAGCCCGCCAGGAACAGCCGCGGCCCAAGTTCAGCTTTGAACGCGGGGACGATGTGCGCGTTATCGACGGCCCTTTCAGTGGTTTCAACGGCACGGTGGAAGACGTAAACTACGACAAAGGGAAACTTCGGGTTTCCGTTTCCATTTTCGGACGGCAAACCCCTGTGGAGCTTGATTTTGTTCAGGTTTCCAAAGAATAA